A genomic window from Sphingobacterium sp. BN32 includes:
- the dtd gene encoding D-aminoacyl-tRNA deacylase, whose translation MRAVIQRVSHASCTVDNQITGEIKDGLLVLLGVEEEDTKADMEWLGQKLVNLRIFSDEEGLMNRSVQDIEGNILLISQFTLFAQTKKGNRPSFIRAGKPDIAKPMYEAMGKYLSDLLNKPVQLGIFGADMKIDLRNDGPVTIIMNTKDKDNF comes from the coding sequence ATGCGAGCAGTAATACAACGAGTGAGCCATGCGAGCTGCACGGTAGACAATCAGATAACGGGAGAAATTAAGGACGGTTTATTGGTACTTCTAGGTGTGGAAGAGGAAGATACAAAGGCTGATATGGAGTGGTTGGGACAGAAGTTAGTGAACTTGCGTATCTTCTCGGATGAGGAGGGGCTGATGAATAGGTCTGTTCAGGATATTGAAGGCAATATTCTGTTGATTTCGCAGTTTACCCTGTTCGCACAGACGAAGAAAGGCAATCGACCATCGTTCATTCGTGCGGGCAAGCCCGATATTGCAAAGCCCATGTATGAAGCCATGGGTAAGTACCTATCTGATTTGCTGAACAAGCCGGTGCAACTAGGAATCTTTGGCGCCGATATGAAAATCGATCTGCGCAATGATGGCCCCGTTACGATTATCATGAATACCAAGGATAAAGATAACTTCTAA